A stretch of the Oenococcus sp. UCMA 16435 genome encodes the following:
- the map gene encoding type I methionyl aminopeptidase, which yields MITLKSDREIRGMLESGAILAGMHKAVSEVIKPGISSWEIEKVGRKYIESHGAIPAELGFEGYKYATCVSINDEVAHAIPRKNLFLREGDIVKIDTVVNYHGYFSDSCWTYAIGKVSDEKQQLMDDTLKALYLGIDQAVVGNRLGDIGYAIQRFTEDEKGYGDARELVGHGIQPTMHEAPDVLSYGEPASGLRLRAGMTITIEPMITTGTWKIVTKQAPHDNWEYYVTADGSQCAQYEHSLVVTDDGPKILTSQDFTMDNKYLWTKESHVHND from the coding sequence GAATCCGGCGCTATCTTGGCCGGTATGCACAAAGCAGTTTCAGAAGTTATCAAACCAGGTATCTCCAGTTGGGAAATCGAAAAGGTCGGCCGCAAGTACATCGAGAGTCACGGTGCCATTCCAGCGGAACTGGGGTTTGAAGGATATAAATATGCGACTTGTGTGTCCATTAATGATGAAGTCGCCCATGCAATTCCGCGCAAGAATCTCTTTTTAAGGGAAGGGGACATTGTGAAAATCGACACGGTTGTTAATTACCATGGTTATTTCAGTGATTCCTGTTGGACTTATGCTATCGGTAAAGTTAGTGATGAAAAACAACAGCTAATGGATGACACTTTGAAGGCTCTTTATTTGGGCATCGATCAAGCCGTTGTGGGAAACCGCCTGGGTGATATTGGTTATGCAATCCAGCGGTTTACCGAAGACGAGAAAGGTTATGGTGATGCCCGTGAACTGGTGGGCCACGGTATTCAGCCAACTATGCACGAGGCACCGGATGTGTTGTCCTATGGCGAACCCGCAAGTGGTTTGCGGCTCAGGGCTGGTATGACGATCACAATCGAGCCGATGATCACCACAGGTACTTGGAAGATTGTTACTAAACAGGCTCCACATGACAATTGGGAGTATTATGTGACGGCAGATGGCTCGCAGTGTGCGCAATATGAACACTCTCTAGTTGTTACCGATGACGGGCCGAAAATTCTGACCAGTCAGGATTTTACCATGGACAACAAATATCTCTGGACCAAGGAAAGCCATGTTCACAACGATTAG